A stretch of Halodesulfovibrio sp. MK-HDV DNA encodes these proteins:
- a CDS encoding OmpH family outer membrane protein, whose amino-acid sequence MKKLVLLCVAVFCLALVGCNQEMKADSSPKVAVVDPAKVFQDSKPGKDGMAYLEKVSAEVQQKFKDLQKEAAESKGQDTASVNDLQAQVAKIQERVSAEQQMVVTKLNDLFQKVLEQYRKENGVALVIPAEQALSFDESADATAAIVAIMNKENVTFESPAMDDAKPADKIVKPEDKAADMKDDAMKQAQEKKDEVAPADKPATTPDAKDVKKQ is encoded by the coding sequence ATGAAAAAGTTAGTTTTACTGTGTGTTGCTGTTTTTTGTTTGGCGCTTGTAGGTTGTAATCAGGAAATGAAGGCGGACTCCTCTCCTAAAGTTGCCGTTGTAGACCCTGCAAAAGTTTTTCAGGATAGCAAGCCAGGTAAAGACGGCATGGCGTACTTGGAAAAAGTAAGCGCAGAAGTACAGCAGAAATTTAAAGATTTGCAGAAAGAAGCTGCTGAATCAAAAGGTCAGGACACCGCAAGTGTGAATGATCTTCAGGCACAGGTTGCTAAAATTCAGGAACGTGTATCAGCAGAACAGCAGATGGTTGTTACCAAGCTGAACGATCTTTTCCAGAAAGTGCTTGAGCAGTACCGTAAAGAAAACGGCGTTGCTTTGGTAATTCCTGCTGAACAAGCATTAAGCTTTGACGAATCTGCAGACGCAACTGCAGCTATCGTAGCAATTATGAATAAAGAAAATGTAACTTTTGAATCTCCAGCAATGGACGATGCTAAACCTGCTGACAAAATCGTTAAGCCGGAAGACAAAGCTGCTGATATGAAAGACGATGCTATGAAACAGGCACAAGAGAAAAAAGACGAAGTAGCTCCAGCTGACAAGCCAGCAACTACGCCTGACGCAAAAGACGTTAAAAAGCAGTAA
- the glpX gene encoding class II fructose-bisphosphatase, which produces MEAAHKNLALDLVRVTEAAALASGRWLGKGKKNEGDGAAVDAMRYAFNNLYLSGTVIIGEGEKDDAPMLFNGEKLGMGKGPQVDVAVDPVEGTNLLAYGRPNAISVVGTAPAGTMYNPGPSYYMQKLVVPPAAKDVVDIDAPVKENLNNIAKALGKDVDDLVVFVLDKPRHEQLITKIREAGARIQLHTDGDVAGALMAVDPRSEVDVMMGTGGTPEGVIAACAIKGVGGQIFARLDPQSYVEKEAILEAGIDLREIHTVNTLVRSDEVYFAATGISGGTFLRGVQYTGNGVVTHSMVIKGHSGSIRYLESIHNWDRVRPEGL; this is translated from the coding sequence ATGGAAGCCGCCCATAAAAACCTTGCTTTAGACCTTGTTCGCGTTACAGAAGCAGCAGCATTGGCATCTGGCCGCTGGCTTGGCAAGGGTAAGAAGAACGAGGGCGACGGTGCAGCCGTTGATGCAATGCGTTACGCCTTTAATAACTTGTACCTTTCCGGCACAGTTATCATCGGCGAGGGTGAAAAAGATGACGCGCCTATGCTCTTCAATGGTGAAAAGCTCGGCATGGGCAAAGGACCGCAGGTTGATGTTGCGGTTGATCCCGTCGAAGGCACCAACCTTCTTGCATACGGTCGTCCTAACGCTATTTCTGTTGTAGGTACCGCTCCGGCAGGCACCATGTACAACCCTGGCCCAAGCTACTACATGCAGAAGCTTGTTGTGCCACCAGCAGCGAAAGATGTTGTAGACATCGACGCTCCTGTTAAAGAAAACTTGAATAACATCGCAAAAGCTCTCGGCAAAGACGTTGATGACCTTGTTGTGTTTGTTCTTGATAAGCCACGCCACGAACAGCTTATTACTAAGATTCGTGAAGCTGGCGCACGCATTCAGCTGCATACAGATGGTGACGTTGCAGGCGCACTCATGGCAGTTGATCCACGTAGCGAAGTTGACGTAATGATGGGTACCGGCGGTACACCTGAAGGCGTAATCGCTGCATGTGCAATTAAAGGTGTCGGCGGCCAGATTTTTGCCCGTCTCGACCCGCAGTCTTACGTGGAAAAAGAAGCGATCCTTGAAGCAGGCATCGATCTTCGTGAAATCCACACAGTAAATACTCTCGTACGTAGTGACGAAGTATACTTTGCTGCAACCGGTATTTCCGGCGGCACATTCCTTCGCGGTGTTCAGTACACCGGAAACGGCGTTGTGACTCACTCCATGGTTATTAAAGGCCATAGTGGATCTATCCGTTACCTCGAAAGCATCCACAACTGGGATCGCGTTCGTCCAGAAGGCTTATAG
- a CDS encoding DMT family transporter, translated as METLKAHGLILLATFLIAGSFIASANVTGQVHPVSLNLLRFVIASACSLPAVLLNKRYRKQIPSVFPRSFIISFFYCGYFVCLFAALLTTTVINTGTLYTLTPFITALLSVVLLKQAIGLKRTLVYILGAVGTLWVVFKGDLAAFKSLSLNSGDMLFMLGVLSMCGYTLALKLLYRQDSVVVLTCCTLMGGTIWMALAAIAFGIPLQWNLLTPGDYVNLLYLAIGTTLVTSYLFQKASITLTPNNVTAYIYLSPACVAVLDYVVNGITLSNTILFGIVLSMVATFLLQAMSYLKQK; from the coding sequence ATGGAAACGTTAAAGGCTCATGGTTTGATTCTGCTTGCAACTTTTTTGATTGCAGGATCATTCATCGCATCTGCTAATGTGACAGGGCAGGTACATCCTGTCTCATTGAACTTGCTCCGATTTGTGATTGCAAGCGCCTGTTCATTACCGGCAGTACTTTTGAATAAGCGATACCGTAAGCAAATACCCTCGGTATTTCCGCGTTCATTTATCATCAGCTTTTTTTACTGTGGCTATTTTGTGTGCCTGTTTGCAGCGCTGCTGACCACCACCGTAATTAACACGGGAACCTTGTATACTCTTACTCCGTTTATTACGGCCTTACTGAGTGTTGTGCTGCTTAAGCAGGCTATAGGTCTGAAACGCACGCTGGTATATATTCTGGGTGCCGTGGGAACGTTGTGGGTTGTATTCAAAGGTGATCTGGCAGCATTTAAAAGTCTTTCGCTTAACTCTGGTGATATGCTCTTTATGCTGGGTGTTCTTTCCATGTGTGGTTATACGCTTGCGCTGAAGCTTCTGTACAGACAGGACAGCGTGGTCGTTCTTACATGCTGCACGTTGATGGGCGGAACGATCTGGATGGCTCTCGCTGCGATAGCCTTCGGCATTCCGCTACAATGGAATTTGCTGACACCTGGCGACTATGTAAACTTGCTGTATCTTGCAATAGGTACAACGCTGGTTACGTCTTACCTTTTCCAAAAAGCCTCCATTACACTGACTCCGAACAATGTCACCGCGTACATTTATTTAAGTCCGGCATGTGTGGCAGTGCTCGATTATGTTGTTAACGGCATCACACTGTCTAACACCATTTTATTCGGTATTGTGCTTTCTATGGTGGCAACATTTCTGCTGCAAGCCATGAGCTATTTAAAGCAAAAATAG
- a CDS encoding arginine deiminase family protein: protein MSNATNNNTMSNTYPRRDFCKKTVIAAAVTASGYNFVNSGIKAHAATPSKVGTNKVSVHYEWGTLKEVVCGIPNFRIPIELPDAVYKYAPSEGLKFLEANLGKNLKEADPGVHKIISDQMDGAVKILEERGIKVHRLKEVTDDENAYLSRIFPPSVVQFFPRDPMLVIGNKFIETELFFPLRRRERFGVRRTLAKRLADSDAQIVSVPLADPVQEQQDGSWGAGPFLEGGDVFLLGKDIYVGNTGNASNTAGVQWLAQYLGDSYNVHEIKLSNKFLHLDCCLATPRHGLAIVCREAFIDGLPEFLNGWDLIDVPMKDAKEKLACNGLVLDKKTILIASGLDYLAKGLREAGQVVIETPFDAVYQYAGAFRCWHHPLIRES from the coding sequence ATGAGTAATGCGACAAACAACAATACGATGAGTAACACATATCCGCGCCGCGATTTTTGCAAAAAGACTGTAATTGCCGCGGCAGTAACAGCTTCTGGCTATAATTTTGTTAATTCCGGTATAAAAGCTCATGCGGCGACCCCTAGTAAGGTGGGCACAAACAAGGTGTCAGTTCATTACGAATGGGGGACATTAAAAGAGGTTGTGTGTGGCATACCTAATTTTCGTATCCCCATAGAGCTACCGGATGCCGTCTACAAATATGCTCCCTCTGAAGGGCTTAAGTTTCTAGAAGCTAATCTTGGGAAAAACCTCAAAGAAGCTGATCCAGGTGTTCATAAAATTATTTCTGATCAGATGGATGGTGCAGTTAAAATTTTGGAAGAACGTGGAATAAAGGTGCATCGGCTCAAAGAAGTTACTGATGATGAAAATGCATATTTATCCAGAATTTTTCCGCCAAGTGTTGTGCAGTTTTTTCCGCGAGATCCGATGCTTGTCATCGGAAACAAGTTTATTGAAACAGAGCTTTTTTTCCCTTTAAGGCGTCGAGAACGGTTTGGTGTCCGGCGTACCTTAGCTAAGAGACTGGCTGATAGTGATGCACAGATTGTTTCCGTTCCCTTAGCTGACCCTGTTCAAGAACAGCAGGATGGTTCATGGGGAGCAGGGCCATTTCTTGAAGGTGGAGATGTCTTTCTTCTCGGTAAAGATATTTATGTAGGCAACACCGGGAACGCAAGTAACACAGCAGGTGTGCAGTGGTTAGCACAGTATCTCGGCGACAGTTATAATGTTCACGAAATCAAGTTATCCAACAAATTTCTGCACCTTGACTGCTGTCTTGCAACACCTAGACATGGTTTAGCCATTGTGTGTCGAGAAGCGTTTATTGATGGCCTGCCCGAATTTTTGAATGGATGGGACCTTATTGATGTTCCAATGAAAGACGCCAAAGAAAAGCTTGCTTGTAACGGGTTGGTTCTCGATAAAAAAACTATCCTAATTGCATCAGGACTCGATTATCTTGCAAAGGGGCTTCGTGAAGCAGGGCAGGTGGTTATTGAAACACCGTTCGATGCTGTATATCAATATGCCGGTGCATTTAGATGCTGGCATCATCCGCTCATCCGTGAGTCTTAG
- a CDS encoding phosphoadenosine phosphosulfate reductase family protein: MLERKIEAARNELRQIAAEYGADNISVAWTGGKDSTVTLHIWKDILAEMGVERVTALNIDTGCKFPEVLDQRDTLAQDWGIDLTIVRPEVDMSQYPVAQNKVTCCADLKVEPLSRGVKQQDIEVLLTGIRKDEHPDRDRPMREQRDRPNCLMMHPVLDFSEMDIWAYTMQHNLPYCPLYDSGYRSLGCVPCTKPCDGFGSQTGERAGRDGEKEAKMDMLRSLGYF, encoded by the coding sequence ATGCTCGAGAGAAAAATAGAAGCAGCTCGGAATGAGCTGAGACAAATAGCTGCCGAATACGGCGCAGATAACATTTCCGTGGCATGGACAGGCGGTAAAGATTCTACCGTTACCCTCCATATATGGAAGGACATTTTGGCCGAAATGGGTGTGGAGCGCGTAACGGCTCTGAACATCGATACAGGCTGTAAATTTCCGGAAGTGCTGGACCAGCGTGATACGTTGGCTCAGGATTGGGGTATTGACCTTACCATCGTGCGACCGGAAGTGGATATGTCACAATATCCAGTGGCGCAGAATAAGGTCACTTGTTGTGCAGATTTGAAGGTTGAACCGCTAAGCCGCGGTGTCAAACAGCAGGATATTGAAGTTTTACTGACCGGTATCCGTAAAGATGAGCATCCGGACAGGGACCGCCCTATGCGCGAGCAAAGAGATCGGCCCAACTGCCTTATGATGCATCCAGTACTGGATTTTAGTGAGATGGATATCTGGGCGTACACAATGCAGCACAATCTACCGTACTGCCCGCTGTACGATTCCGGCTACCGTTCATTAGGGTGTGTGCCATGTACCAAACCGTGTGACGGTTTTGGTAGTCAAACTGGCGAACGTGCCGGACGTGATGGTGAAAAAGAAGCTAAAATGGATATGCTGCGAAGCCTCGGATACTTTTAG
- a CDS encoding dual CXXC motif small (seleno)protein codes for MWGSSWKRSAETTIPCKKCKKPLTVKRSCHQVYMECTHCGDKSDIAAYLREMDDALEAFMEGVYCDRI; via the coding sequence ATGTGGGGATCTAGCTGGAAGCGAAGCGCTGAGACAACTATTCCATGCAAAAAATGCAAAAAACCGCTTACCGTAAAACGCAGCTGTCATCAGGTGTATATGGAATGCACCCATTGCGGTGATAAGAGTGACATTGCAGCTTACCTGCGTGAAATGGATGACGCTTTGGAAGCCTTTATGGAAGGTGTTTACTGCGACCGGATCTAA
- a CDS encoding ferritin: MLSEKMNQALNDQVKWEMFSSYLYLSMSAYFADKGMGGFAKWMRAQAQEELFHATKIYDYINERGGRVILQPIEAPQNEWAGTIDVFEETLKHEQSVTSLINNLVNLAIDERDHATNIFLQWFVSEQVEEEDTVNDVLGQLKMIGGEGQGMLMLDRELGQRVFTPPVK; the protein is encoded by the coding sequence ATGTTGTCTGAAAAAATGAACCAAGCTTTGAATGACCAAGTGAAATGGGAAATGTTCTCCAGCTACCTGTACCTCTCCATGTCCGCTTACTTTGCTGATAAAGGCATGGGCGGCTTTGCAAAATGGATGCGCGCACAGGCTCAGGAAGAGCTTTTCCATGCAACAAAAATTTATGACTACATTAATGAACGCGGTGGTCGTGTTATTCTTCAGCCAATCGAAGCTCCTCAGAACGAATGGGCAGGCACCATCGACGTGTTTGAAGAAACTCTTAAGCACGAACAGAGCGTTACTTCCCTCATCAATAATCTCGTAAACCTTGCTATCGATGAGCGTGACCACGCAACCAACATCTTCCTTCAGTGGTTCGTTTCCGAACAGGTTGAAGAAGAAGATACTGTGAACGATGTTCTCGGTCAGCTTAAAATGATTGGTGGTGAAGGTCAGGGCATGCTTATGCTCGATAGAGAGCTTGGACAGCGCGTGTTTACTCCGCCTGTAAAATAA
- a CDS encoding ribbon-helix-helix domain-containing protein — MCLIYASTPPQEYMQQTRSIRLNGAVTSIRLEMRFWSILERISQQENTTIGRFLSTLHNEATSIHGEIDNFASLLRVVCTTSLEPLLAEQATA, encoded by the coding sequence ATGTGCCTAATTTATGCGTCTACTCCACCGCAAGAATACATGCAACAAACCCGCTCCATACGCCTAAACGGAGCTGTTACAAGCATACGCCTAGAAATGCGCTTTTGGAGCATCCTTGAACGCATTTCACAACAGGAAAACACCACGATTGGTCGGTTCTTATCGACCTTGCATAATGAAGCCACGTCTATCCATGGGGAAATTGACAACTTTGCCTCATTACTTCGTGTTGTTTGTACTACATCCCTTGAGCCACTGCTTGCAGAGCAAGCGACCGCATAA
- a CDS encoding DJ-1/PfpI family protein, which translates to MEKKLLLICGDFVEDYELMVPFQALQAMGFQVDAVCPDKKSGDFIATAIHDFEGHQTYTEKPGHNFMLNKDFSSVVVEEYAGLVVPGGRAPEYLRLNPEVLAMVHHFDSTKKPIAAICHGPQILVAADILKGHKISAYPACAPEVAAAGGEYCEIALDSALTDGNLVTAPAWPAHPAWLKQFVALLS; encoded by the coding sequence ATGGAAAAGAAATTACTTCTTATTTGCGGTGATTTTGTTGAAGACTACGAATTGATGGTTCCTTTTCAGGCATTGCAGGCTATGGGTTTTCAGGTAGATGCTGTTTGTCCTGATAAAAAATCCGGCGACTTTATTGCAACCGCTATTCACGACTTTGAAGGGCATCAGACATACACCGAAAAGCCCGGTCACAACTTTATGTTGAACAAGGATTTTTCTTCTGTTGTTGTTGAAGAATATGCCGGCTTAGTGGTCCCTGGTGGCCGCGCACCTGAGTATCTGCGCCTTAATCCTGAAGTGCTCGCCATGGTACACCACTTTGACAGCACTAAAAAGCCGATTGCAGCTATCTGCCACGGCCCGCAGATTCTTGTCGCTGCGGATATTCTCAAAGGCCATAAAATTTCAGCATACCCTGCTTGTGCCCCTGAAGTAGCAGCCGCTGGTGGTGAATACTGCGAAATAGCGCTCGACTCCGCGCTTACTGACGGCAACCTCGTAACTGCGCCTGCATGGCCTGCACACCCAGCATGGCTCAAGCAGTTTGTAGCGCTTCTTAGCTAA
- a CDS encoding N-acetyltransferase: protein MIRAFQQADMDQVIAIWLDASIQAHDFIARTFWESKINDMREIYIPSAETYVYEENGTIKGFVALYENTIASIFVSPDHQRLGIGKQLIAKSKDVRSQLSLSVYKQNHSSIVFYKECGFKIIREQVDTHTGAPEFLMSFP from the coding sequence ATGATAAGAGCATTCCAACAAGCTGATATGGATCAGGTTATAGCAATATGGCTTGATGCTTCAATCCAAGCTCATGACTTTATAGCGCGTACATTCTGGGAATCTAAGATTAACGATATGCGTGAAATATATATTCCATCTGCTGAAACCTATGTTTATGAGGAAAATGGAACAATCAAAGGCTTTGTTGCGTTGTATGAAAATACGATTGCATCGATCTTTGTTTCCCCCGATCATCAAAGACTAGGTATTGGCAAGCAACTTATTGCCAAATCTAAGGACGTTCGTTCCCAATTATCTCTTTCAGTCTACAAACAAAACCACAGCAGCATTGTTTTTTATAAGGAATGCGGTTTTAAAATTATACGCGAACAAGTTGATACTCATACCGGAGCTCCTGAATTTTTAATGAGTTTTCCATAA
- a CDS encoding iron-containing alcohol dehydrogenase yields the protein MAPSKKNGALEKIESYLKEAGIETRLFEGVEADPSDETVMRGVAVMNEFQPDLILGVGGGSPIDAAKAMWIFYENPNFTFEEAAIPFNLPQLRRKARFVAIPTTSGTGTEVTAFSIITSKETELKYPIADFNITPDMAIVDSNLAQTMPGQLVAHTGMDALTHSLEAYVSIMANELTDALAMKSIEMVQDHLVESYEGDENARAKMHLSQCLAGMSFSNAILGIVHSMAHKTGKMFSIPHGCANAIYLPAAIRFNAEVAGEKYADIAKRLGLEGNTTEERVNALIGFVEYLNNALHIPTSLKEFGVPEEAFLASLDVISEGAVGDPCTSTNPREISVEQMKELFKTAYYGE from the coding sequence GTGGCTCCATCAAAAAAAAATGGTGCGTTAGAAAAAATCGAAAGCTACCTTAAAGAAGCCGGCATTGAGACGCGTCTTTTTGAAGGCGTAGAAGCTGATCCTTCTGACGAAACAGTTATGCGCGGCGTTGCCGTGATGAACGAATTCCAGCCGGACCTCATTCTCGGCGTCGGTGGCGGCTCACCTATTGATGCTGCTAAAGCAATGTGGATTTTCTACGAAAACCCTAATTTCACTTTTGAGGAAGCAGCAATTCCTTTCAACCTGCCGCAGTTACGCCGCAAAGCCCGCTTTGTGGCTATTCCTACCACTAGCGGAACCGGTACAGAAGTTACTGCGTTTTCGATCATAACAAGTAAAGAAACTGAGTTGAAATACCCTATTGCGGATTTCAACATCACCCCTGACATGGCGATTGTAGATTCCAATCTCGCACAGACAATGCCTGGCCAACTGGTTGCCCACACCGGCATGGACGCATTGACCCATTCACTGGAAGCCTACGTTTCCATTATGGCAAACGAATTGACTGATGCCCTTGCTATGAAATCCATCGAGATGGTTCAGGATCATCTTGTAGAGTCATACGAAGGTGACGAGAACGCACGCGCTAAAATGCACCTTTCACAGTGCCTTGCTGGTATGTCTTTCTCCAATGCAATTCTGGGGATCGTTCACAGTATGGCGCACAAAACCGGTAAAATGTTCAGCATTCCTCACGGCTGCGCTAACGCAATTTACCTTCCGGCTGCTATTCGCTTCAACGCAGAAGTTGCTGGTGAAAAATACGCAGACATTGCGAAGCGCCTTGGCCTTGAAGGCAACACAACTGAAGAACGTGTTAACGCTCTCATCGGCTTTGTAGAATACTTGAACAACGCACTCCATATTCCAACTTCTTTAAAAGAATTCGGCGTGCCGGAAGAAGCTTTCCTTGCAAGCCTTGATGTTATCTCTGAAGGCGCTGTAGGTGACCCTTGCACCAGCACCAACCCAAGAGAAATTTCTGTTGAGCAGATGAAAGAACTCTTCAAAACAGCATACTACGGCGAATAA
- a CDS encoding helix-turn-helix domain-containing protein, which produces MPEDRTNKISCSSYAYELEIAFEILSGKWVPQIIWHLAKGEQRFGQLRKLMPKVTQKMLTQQLRSLEKNGIINRKAYPEVPPVVEYSLTEIGKKLIPSFDSLDAWAVEYLKNRDEQAE; this is translated from the coding sequence ATGCCTGAAGATAGAACGAATAAGATTAGTTGCAGCAGCTATGCGTACGAACTTGAAATTGCTTTTGAAATTCTTTCAGGCAAATGGGTGCCTCAAATTATTTGGCATTTGGCTAAAGGAGAGCAGCGTTTTGGACAGCTACGAAAGTTGATGCCGAAAGTGACGCAAAAAATGCTCACCCAGCAGCTTCGCAGTTTGGAAAAGAATGGCATAATCAACAGAAAAGCCTATCCGGAAGTTCCTCCCGTGGTGGAGTATTCACTTACGGAGATTGGAAAAAAGTTAATCCCTTCGTTTGATAGCCTTGATGCATGGGCTGTGGAGTATTTGAAAAATAGAGATGAGCAGGCTGAATAA
- a CDS encoding 2-oxoacid:acceptor oxidoreductase subunit alpha, which produces MPTFDRTIIIAGAAGQGLVTVGELLSKLLTRAGYEVFATQYYMSRIRGGQNSFRIRISDMPQFASADECDILFAFDQDAVAQHFEMLHESGTVILSDKLNAMNKQCVSIPFDTLASKPLYENVVALGVLCALLGLDRSLPEQLLSERFTPKGEKVVTDNIETLGGAYDWSLNFTDKCSQLPKMHMHPERILINGNTSIALGAMAAGVKFCSFYPMTPGSSVAQTLINHSQEMGIVVEQVEDEIAALNMALGASYAGAASIVPTSGGGFALMTEAVSLSGIMEQPIVVVIAQRPGPATGMPTRTEQGDLLFAMFGGHGEFPRIILTPSTVEECFEMGHRAIRCAEQYQSPVIILTDQFLADGLQSLETYDLHDLPEVAQPDYSDTHSEGYKRYLLTDDGISPRRIPGYGKSIVLADSHAHNERGNITEDRQLRNVMVEKMLLKESCIRKDVLPPRYFGNENADKLLICWGSVEGAVREAAAEMTERGENVAVLSFSQVWPLNVEQFLPYLENAKERVCIEGNSNAQFAWLLKGLTCVPIQKIVSRYDGRPLTAGYIIRKMYEE; this is translated from the coding sequence GTGCCCACATTCGACAGAACAATCATAATCGCCGGAGCGGCTGGTCAGGGACTGGTCACTGTTGGTGAGTTGCTCAGTAAGCTTTTGACCCGCGCAGGGTATGAAGTATTTGCAACACAGTATTACATGTCGCGTATTCGTGGAGGTCAGAACTCCTTTCGAATCCGTATAAGCGATATGCCGCAGTTTGCTTCAGCAGATGAATGCGATATTTTGTTTGCATTCGATCAGGATGCAGTCGCACAACATTTTGAAATGCTGCACGAAAGCGGAACCGTTATTTTAAGCGATAAGCTTAATGCTATGAACAAGCAGTGCGTAAGCATCCCTTTTGATACGCTCGCTTCTAAGCCCCTATATGAAAACGTGGTGGCTTTAGGTGTGTTGTGTGCATTGCTCGGACTGGATCGTTCGTTGCCGGAACAATTGTTGTCTGAACGCTTTACTCCTAAGGGGGAAAAGGTTGTTACAGATAATATTGAAACACTAGGCGGCGCGTACGATTGGAGTTTAAATTTCACAGACAAATGTTCACAGTTACCTAAAATGCACATGCATCCGGAACGTATCCTTATCAACGGCAATACCAGCATTGCCTTGGGTGCTATGGCGGCAGGCGTAAAATTTTGTTCGTTTTACCCTATGACACCGGGATCTTCTGTCGCACAAACGCTCATTAACCACTCCCAAGAAATGGGTATAGTGGTTGAGCAGGTGGAAGATGAAATTGCAGCGTTGAATATGGCACTCGGTGCTTCATACGCTGGCGCAGCCTCGATTGTTCCTACATCGGGTGGTGGATTTGCACTTATGACGGAAGCTGTGAGTCTTTCGGGGATCATGGAGCAGCCAATTGTGGTTGTTATTGCACAACGACCGGGCCCCGCAACAGGTATGCCGACTCGTACAGAGCAAGGTGACCTGCTGTTTGCCATGTTCGGCGGACACGGTGAATTCCCGCGTATAATTTTGACCCCAAGCACAGTCGAAGAATGTTTCGAAATGGGGCATCGCGCCATCAGGTGCGCAGAACAATACCAAAGTCCGGTAATTATTCTTACAGACCAATTCCTCGCAGATGGTTTGCAGAGTCTAGAAACATACGACCTGCACGATCTGCCTGAAGTGGCACAACCGGACTATTCTGATACTCATTCAGAAGGCTACAAACGTTATTTACTGACGGATGATGGAATTTCACCGCGCCGCATTCCAGGCTATGGTAAATCCATTGTTCTGGCAGACAGCCATGCACACAACGAACGCGGTAATATTACGGAAGATAGGCAGCTCCGTAATGTGATGGTGGAAAAAATGCTGCTGAAAGAGTCCTGTATCCGTAAAGATGTGCTTCCTCCGCGGTATTTCGGAAACGAAAATGCGGACAAGTTGCTTATCTGTTGGGGCTCAGTAGAAGGCGCCGTGCGTGAGGCAGCAGCAGAGATGACAGAACGTGGCGAAAACGTCGCAGTGCTCAGCTTCTCACAAGTTTGGCCGTTGAATGTGGAGCAGTTCCTGCCGTATCTGGAAAACGCCAAAGAACGTGTGTGCATTGAAGGAAACTCCAATGCACAGTTTGCATGGCTGTTGAAAGGGCTCACCTGTGTTCCTATTCAGAAAATAGTCAGCAGATACGACGGACGTCCGCTAACCGCTGGCTACATTATCCGTAAGATGTACGAGGAGTAG
- a CDS encoding 2-oxoacid:ferredoxin oxidoreductase subunit beta, which produces MRDINEYGHYNEAWCPGCGNFDILKALKQTLAELDIAPHQAAIISGIGQAAKVPHYITANGFNGLHGRALPPAQAVKIVNPELTVIAASGDGCTYGEGGNHFLAAIRRNVDMVALVHDNQVYGLTKGQASPTTLEGQITKTQPFGVTNSPFNPVEVAIAMRANFVARSFSGNVPHLVETLKAAIAHPGFALVDVFQPCVTFNKVNTFGWYKKRCYELGEEYDSTNWHAAIEKANEFDEQIPIGVLYTNDRPAYGGHLPKDLEYPLGSGDVNHEMFDNIVKKYS; this is translated from the coding sequence ATGCGCGATATCAACGAATATGGTCATTACAACGAAGCTTGGTGCCCCGGCTGTGGTAACTTTGATATTTTGAAAGCATTAAAGCAAACGCTTGCTGAACTGGATATTGCACCGCATCAAGCGGCGATTATTTCAGGAATCGGGCAGGCTGCCAAAGTGCCGCATTACATAACTGCCAACGGATTTAACGGGCTGCACGGCAGAGCGTTACCACCGGCACAGGCGGTAAAGATTGTTAATCCGGAGCTTACAGTTATTGCCGCCAGTGGTGACGGCTGTACCTACGGTGAGGGCGGAAACCATTTTCTTGCCGCCATCAGGCGCAATGTGGATATGGTAGCACTCGTGCACGATAATCAGGTGTATGGACTCACCAAGGGGCAGGCAAGCCCGACAACTTTAGAAGGGCAGATAACAAAGACGCAGCCGTTTGGTGTAACAAATTCGCCGTTTAATCCAGTGGAAGTAGCCATTGCCATGCGCGCAAACTTTGTTGCCCGTTCTTTCTCCGGTAATGTGCCGCATCTGGTGGAAACATTAAAGGCCGCTATTGCACACCCGGGATTCGCTCTTGTGGACGTGTTCCAACCATGTGTTACCTTTAACAAGGTGAACACCTTTGGTTGGTATAAAAAGCGTTGTTACGAGCTAGGTGAAGAGTACGACTCAACAAACTGGCATGCTGCTATTGAAAAAGCAAACGAGTTTGATGAGCAGATTCCTATAGGTGTGCTCTACACTAATGATCGTCCTGCCTACGGTGGGCATCTTCCTAAAGATCTTGAGTATCCGCTTGGCTCTGGGGATGTTAATCATGAAATGTTTGATAACATCGTGAAAAAGTATTCCTAA